The genomic region atttcagaatgaagaAACTGGAAGTATACTCTATTGCCCTGACAATTGCAGTACAGTAAGTAAAGCTAGGCAAATCGTTTAGATTTAATATCTGGTAGGGGGAATAAATTAAAGCCACAGATCACTCACAGAAATGCTACcactttcttctgaaatgtacTTTTCAGCTTAATGTAGAGAGGGAGCAGGGATGTGCTTCCATGTCATTTAGACCACCAGGACAGAAGAGCACCTCTCAGCTTGCAGTGTGGGAAATGTGGCGCAGTACTTTGTTTACGTGGTTGTTTTACCCCATCCAAGAAGGTCAGGCTCTTCTCTGAGGACTGTATTTCAATATACAAAATTTTgtattgaaatacaaaaaaaagtcCACGTTTGATTTGTGGGAAAACCatattgtgtttttctgtttaaatctaTTGGGTACGTTATTTTTTGCACTCTTAGCCTGCAGACTCTATGCTGTGACTCTTCCACATTGTTCTAATTCTTGTCAGAGCCTAGAGTGCGCTCCTTCTTCAGGGACAGCATCAAttgcagtccctgtctcccctcctggagcagctgctgctgcttccgGTGCAATATTgggattatagggagcataacttgatTCCTCCTCTGAAAAAGGATTCTTATtgtttacatataaatttaaagcctCAAATTTTATAAGACCCATATTTTGGCCAAAACACTGAAGCTCCTTTTATTGGCTTTTTAGGCCAGACAATTACACAATATCTAACCatgtgtggggttttttgttttgtgtttttttttttttagtctttttcactaggttttgggttgtttttccaATTCCTTATCATTCTCTCCAAATGACTGTCTTTAGGCACAATCCCGGGGTCTCTGCCCCCATGCTGCTGACTCTTGGAACCCTTAATCCCCATCTCTTCCTGATGTGCTGCTGTGGACTTTACCTGTCCTGTGTCTGTGGTGTGTCTGTGCtggcctcccttctccccagagcATCTATGATAGAGGTCTGTGTTACCAAACTATGAGACTATAGAGGTCTGTGTTGCCAGCTTCGCAGAGCATCATAGACAGAGGTCTGTTGCCAAACTACCCTTTCCAGAGACTGTCACCTTATGTCTGCACAAATAATAGAACTGGGGGGGttctgagctctgctgggtTTGGTGCAATGTCAGATCAATCTCATCAGTGCTAGCTTCAAACATTGCTGGTGAGGTGCTGTAAGAGGACACACACCTTGGGTATCTAGCTGGCTGTTTCttttggctgggatggaggCATAACAAAAAACTAAGAATTTCATTAGCCTGTCATATTCACTACCTGAAGAGTGATCTGCCACTGTCAGAGCCTGAAAAACAGTGCTGGTTTTCAGCAGATCTGTTGCTGCCAGTACTGGCacttttaaatatctccagtCTGATACTGATGGGAATTTAGTGAGTTAGGTAAGCTTTCTGAGCctgcctcagccctgctgtGATGTCTGCCTTCCCGAGCtctgaaaacaagcagtttCAGCCCCAAAGCTGAAGTGACTTCCTTTCTCTAGGGCTTGTGTAGTCTCTGGGGACCTCAGGTGTTGGCAGTAGCACTGTGTGCAGGAGGGCTTGGCAGCGGTGAGCTGGTGGCAGGGGCACTGCATGTTTCCCAAACTGTTTTGCTGGCCTCACCCAACAAGTGTGTGTCTCTGCCCGTTCTCTCAGCTGAGGCACCACCTATGTCAGCAAGCAGCGGGacacagcaggagcagtgctgtAGTGCAGACCAGGTGGTGCAGATGCCTCTGTCTTTGcagtctgtttctttttcacttcagcaaagttctgctttcctctgtggGTGCAGTGCAAAGGTGTGTGCTGCacttgcagcagctgggggcacTCATCTCGAAGGAAGACGTGTGCTCTTCCTCCCTGATGAGAGGCACCAGTTCTGCTCTACCTTCTATGTAAGGCAAAGCTCCTGTTTATTTCCAGCCATGGTGTTGCTAAGACAGGATCAGCCTTACTGCCAGCAATGTGTGCATAAACCTCTTGTTTCACCCCCTGATGCTGCTCTGGTTGCTGGCCGGGGGACGGGACAGCCTGCCCTGGGTCTGGCCAGGCGTTGCACTGcagttctctgctgctgcagtgctgtgaggGTGTCTTGGGGAGGGATTCCTCATGTGTGAGCACTGGCAGTGCAGTGGGGCAAAAGGCAGGTGGGTGCCAGACAGCCTCACCTGCAGAGCCTTGTGCAGCGCGTTAAACCACTCTGCTAACCTCAGGTTCAGGTCTGAGGCAGGGTTGTGAGCATTACAGCTCCCCTAACCTTGGGATGCTCTGGGACAGACAGTGTCCTCGGGCACTGTCCTCACACATGGCCTTAGGTCTGTACAAGTGCTCGAAATGGCTGACAGAGAGCAGTAGCAGGAACTGGTGAGAATGTTAAAAATGTGGTAGAAGTAACTTGGATGGATGCTAAACAAGTTCTCGGCAAATGAGTGCTACCCTAGCATGGCAGAATTGCCTTTTTAAATTCCTGATGGAGCAAGAGATACCTTTCTTGTATGCATGTTTCTGACTGAGTGTCCTCTTTCCTCCTCGTGAGGAGGCAGATAAGCTGGTCTCTGCTGGAAGGCAGGGCATTCTGCTTATGGAATCTTTGTGAAGTAAAAAACCATGGCGACATCCACAGTCACCTTTATTGTGAATTTATGAGTAGAGATGTTGCTGTGTTGTTCCTCTGCGTGAATGCCTAACTTACAGGTGTGTCTGGTCTGGATGGCAGGTGCAGACTGAAAAAAGACGGGCACAGGCTTCAGGGAAATTGTCCTAGGCTCAGTTTGGGCTCTGCAGAGGCTCATCAGTGCAAGCCTGAGGATGACCCTGCCAGAAGCAGACACATCCCGAATGGCAGCAATCCTACTGAGGTGCACTGTGTTCCTTTGGCCTCGCAgtttgggcagcctggtggaGCACAGTGGGGGCAACAGCCCTGAGCTTTTTGACTGGCAGCAGTGGTGCCAGGGAGGAGTTGAATCGATGCCCAGTTATCAGCCTACTGCCAGCGTGTGCCATGGTGGCACTCCCGGCTGTGTCCTTCAGATTCCCCTCTGACAGTGCGTAGTAGCCATAGAGGTGCACAGAGCCTGGGACAAAAGGACACATTTTTCACTAGAGCCCAGTTGTGGCCTagataacaaaacatttttattgtcattGTTTCCACACACTCTGGAGGCTGCAGGTGGTAATGTTGTATGGATTCCCCTTTTCCTTGGGCTGAGCCTGGAGACCTTACCAAGGTGCATTCCAGGCACAGAaactgcccccagcccaggagcCTCGTGTGCTTTCACTTCCAGTTCTGCAGGCTGCTAAAAGCAGGAGGGTTCATGGGTGAGAGAAAAGCTTGGTCTGTTACATGGTTATGCTTTGCCTTTCAAACTAGGAGTGTCTCAAGTTGCCAAGAGCTGCATGGTCTCTGCTGAGCCCCTGTGATGGGACTGGGTTAGTACCACGTGCAAGGTGGTCAGAGCCCACAGCATCACCAGGAGCCTTTCCACTGAGGCCAGTGGGCTCAGAGACAAGCTTCTGTAACCAGCCCCTCTGCGTTACCCCCCCACCTCAGGTCTTgagttttccttctcctttggcAAACAACCCCAGATTGCAGTGGCCACTTGCCTCCAGCCCCATGCTTGTCCCTTGTGTACGGCACCAGGGACTGAGTTTGAGATGAGGCATTCGTGCACACTGCATCCAACCCGGCGGGCACTGGTCAAGAGGCTTTCCTGAGCCACCTGGGTGCTTCTACTCACAAAGCTGCAGGACTTAATAAGCTGCTTAAGACTAGCACAAGCTTAACTCCAAGGAGCCCCTAAGCATACCCAGTCTTTCTTTCCCAGGAGACGTGGTACTGCTCTGCATCTCTCCAGCTTGAGTGGGAGGtgctcagctgctccccacTGGCTCACTCATGCTCAAAGAACTCATGGCAAGCAGCGGTGACCATGGCGATGAAGGCTACAAACTCCTGGAAGTCACACTCTGCATCCCCATTGCTGTCCAGCGCCTCCATGACTTTGTCCACAGTCTCCTGGTCTTTGATCTCCTGAAGGGATAGAAACAGACAGCCGAAGCTGGGAAGGATCAAAGCGAGAGGCCTGGGCAGTAAGATGTCCCTGTTTCTTGGCCACTCCTATGGCTGAATTCTGTTCGGACACATCCCTAACAGTTCGTTGCTGCTTTATGTGCTTTCTGTGCCTGCAGCTACACCTGCGCAACAGCAGCCCTACTGAACTGGAAATTGCAGCCCCAGGAGTGCTGGTGGGAAGGGGCATCTTGAGTCCCATGGGGCAAGGCTGTCACCTTCCCAGGGAAGAAAATGTATCTAGTTGCAATCAAATCCCCAGCCCCAACACAGGCTGTTGCCCTTGTCCAGGCACCTCTTGCTCCTGTGGAGCTGTAGGGAAGTGTTTCGCACACTGCTGCGTGAATAAACCCTTTCCCCTGTACGTGCTGCCCACAGGAGACAGgtgagcagagccagcagctgcttggcaCGGCTCAGTCAAGCATGCGTTGTGGAGGGCAATACTCACACCAAGGAAATGGGGCAACTCATTGTTAATGAGCTCCTTCAGCTCTGATTTCTTCAGCTTGTGCTTGTCTCCCTCTTTCCCCGAGTACTGGTGGAAGGCATCGATGACGGCGATCATGGCCTTCTCCAGCTCGGACATGGTCACGGTGCAGTCCTGAGGACAGAGGCAGGTGATGGGTGCGTTAGCCGAGTCGAGCAGCAGTGATGCCTTCTGCTGCGCAGCgtgctgccctgggctgccccCCAGCATCTGCAGTGCCACCCCCTGCACTCCAGGAACGTTGCAGAACAACCCCCCGCATTTGCTCTCACTTCAGGGAGGAAGATCCCAAGAGACCTCGGCTCTGTCTCGGAGGGCCCTGGAGTCAAGGAGAGCTACAACACAAGCAGTGCCTGTCGTGGTCTATCCCCAGAGCAGGCACAACCCCTGGGACCAACGTGAGTTTGGCACCTTGGGTCTCTGTTGTGAGCAGGGCATAGACAAGAAAATGAGGTGGAGAGAGATGGCAAAGCCCTGCAGGCTTCCAGCAGACGTTCCTGCATTTCCCGTACACGCAGAGCCAGCTGTCAGATGGGATTGTCTGTTAAACCTGTGTTGCTAATGCCCTTTGGGAAATTCTATGGAGATAAGAAATGGGCTGCAGGAGCATAAAGCACTGGCCTCTGCCCAGGACTGGGGCTTCatcttaaaaaatgcatttatttaatcatACGTGTTGTTGCCTCACCTATTCCTTGGTTCCTGTTGCTTAGCCCATTGCTTTGCCCTGCTTACTTGGAATGGGAGCAGGCAACGGGGTGAATTTCCGAAACACTCTGCTTTCTACTTCCATGCCATAtgcccctgcctctgccttttCTTGCCTGCAGTTACATCTCCAACTGAACAGGCGGGGGGATGTAGGCAGGAGTCAATTCTATTGGAtgccagtggggaaaaaaaataaagacatcttTAACTTCTTTCCTCCTGCGCTTCCTCTGGAGACCTTCTTGGGAGTATTAATAATTGCAGCATTTTCTGCGGATTTCACAAACAGCCAAACCCAAGATATTCTGAAGGGGAGAAATGCAAAGCACCCAAAGCTGCTGAATGCACTGACACTGGGGGGAAGAAAACCACCAACCatccaacaacaaaaagattgTCTGACACTCATTTAGTGATAAGCATCTGCCCTGGTGCCTGGCTCCTGTTTCATCAGTGCTGGGCCTGATGCAGAAGGCACTGAAAGCCATCCTGCAGATGCCCTCCCCTCTGCAGCGGTTATGTCTGAACTGCAAGGCTGTTTCCAAACAgttagaaaacatttctgaagtatttaatCTATGCACCCTAAAAGCTGCGCATGTGCTTATGTCCTGCCTGCGCCATGCTGAGCCAGtagccagcagcactgcctgttTCCCATCCACTGGACCCAGGATTATTTCAGCTCCTTGACGGTCTCCTGCATgagggcagagctctgctccagcacagccgTCCCCGAGCCGCTCCCTCCCACCGCACCAGCTTGCCGGCTGCAGCAGTGAAGCACCTGCCCTGCACCCCAGCCCCTCTCACCTCCCTGCTGACGGTGGAGCTGCAGCCGGCCGATGGTCAGGAACACGGCCGGGCCCTGGCACCTGCTGGCTTCTTATGCCCGGGGGCGGAGAGCCCCGAGCCGTGCCGCAGCACCGGTGGCACCAATGGTAGCTCGGCGCGGGGGTGTCCCGGGCTGCAGAGCCGCACTGCGCAGAGATGCACACAGCACGGCTTTGACTGGCGGCTGGGGCGCAGCAGCTGGccgtgggagctgctgcagagaaagccaCCAttgtgagaaggaaaaaaaaaaagaaaaaaaaaaaaacagcagagccagcctggCAGCATCTCTGGTGCTGCAGCTTTCACCCACAGTAAAGGCTGTAGGttgtgagcagcagctgggtcAGGGTCTCCACAGTGAGGCTGAGGTTCCCCAAAGCCAGAGCCGACCATGTGGGAAGGATGGAGCCCCCCTTTCTCTGGGGACCCtgtccctgggctgcagcaccctctgagacagaaacattttgttgtgTGTGTCAGAACTTTCTCTTGCTGCAGTTGGTGTCTCTGGCCTCTTGTCCCTTGCTGGGCACCTCTGAGATGGGTCTAGCTGTGTCTCTGTGACGCCCTTTAGTCTTAGGGACAGCAAGAACCTTTACATCGGGGGAGATGACTGTATCAGGCTGCAAGTGTAGAACGACAAAGTTGGTAGCAGCTGCAGTTCCTTTCTGATGCATATAGCTGACAGATGGTGCCAAATCCCTGGGCGTGCCCTCCCGCAGCCTCACAAAAAGCCCCACTGAAGCTTTGAGCTGCAAAGGGCGCCTGCCTGGGGCTGTCAcccagccaggagctgtgtCCCCGTCCTTCTGTTTGGGGCCCAGCACGAGGCCATGGTGCACCCGCTGCCCACTCACGGCCCCCTGCCTGCTCAGAAATCACCTGCCAGACACAGCACCTGCTGCAGGGACTTTTATTCACAAGAACAAGCTGGGGGCTGCCATTCCTGGCAGAGTGGCTCCGCGTTGGTGCCCAGCCCTGAGGGAGGCGAGGTGGGGACCgggagctgcaggggggctggtgaggagcagcaggagcagggagcaaagTAATGTCCCCAGTGTGAAACCTGAGTGCACTGACACTAAATGTAGCCCTGACCACTGAAATCTTTGCATTTATGGCATTGCGATCTGCAGCAGTTAGTTACCTGTGCTCTCATAGGACTGGCAGGGCTAGGAGGTGCTTTCGGGCAGTGGTGTCTCCAGAGATGAAGTCATTTGTCAGCAGTGTTGCAATGTTCTATTTTCTAAGGATAAATGTATTGATATAAGAGCTGGGTGTAAGTGGTGCTTTCAGCTAGCAGGAAAGAAACAGTACTTTTCTCCATCAATAACAATTTGATTTTGGTAGATATCCTAGCTCGGTAACTGGCCAAGAAATGCATCAACGCACATCATTGCTAGTCCGAGACAACAAGCTCGAAGCTCTGCctctttctcccattttctgATGTCATTCCTGATGTTAAAACGGACCTGTAttaaaatggaacagaaaaatgagTATTTGGCAGATCAAAACTTGAACAGTTTTGGAATTCTCTGTCCTGCTTATTATGGCCCCAAGTCATTCCGATGCATATTTTACAGGGAAAGATCTGCTGCACTGGTAGCTAGTGTagcaaggagcagcaggatTATGTGCGAACAACAGGAACCTTGGCcctttgctgcttctgcaaatGAGCAGCTCCAAGTGACTTTCCAGATCCTCCCCAGGGTCACTGCCCAGCACACAACCCCATCCTGCTCTGGGTCCTCTCCGACCTGGCACAGGTGCCAGGCTGTGCCAGTCTGGGAGCTTGTGTTCATCTCCACACTTACATTCACCCACTTCCATGCTGTGCAAAGAACCGcttccattattttaaaactcatgGCCGTGGTCTTTCAAAAGGAGACTGTGACCTTGGGGCTTTTTTCCTCAGGGTCACTGCTTTTTTTGCCAGAGCTTTGGGCCAATGTCTTCAGAGAAACAGAGGGTTTTACATAGCCTAAGGCCGAGCGTGATATTTCAGCCCTCTCCTTGTCTCCCCCTTCCCAGTAAAACACAATGTGAGCTCTTCATAGCAGGCCCTGGGAGAAAAGCCAGCGTATTTCTTTGTGTCTCTGGCGTGTGTGGCACCAGGCTCTGCCAGACCACGAGACAAAGGCTGGTGGTCATTgaactgggagaaaaaagtaatgaaaggagaggaatttgggtgggagggggacgatgtttctgcctctgcagggctgtgcttaTAGTCCTAGCATATTGGAAGTGGGATTCTGCAGGTtccccagctctgtgccttggtcactgtgtgtgtatgtgaacCAACAAATACATTGGCCAGAGATGAGCTGGGATCCTAGGGGGAAGCCctagaagcagaagcagcagcacacagctgagAATGGGGCTGGTGCCCATGGAACTCTGGACAGAGACAAGGAAAGGGGCTCAATTCAGTGCCCTGCACATAGGTTCAGGGCCTCTTCAAGTACCTGATGTGTGTTCTCTCAGCACAACTGCGCGTCATGTTTGCAAAGGAACAGCTCTGGGCTCCAGTGCTGGCCCACCAAATAGCCTCCCTTTGGTAGTTCTCATGAAAAACACCAAACAGTTCTGCTGCCACTGCAAATTCTCTGACGCTGAAAACATTGGGATGCTGTAACCTCAGCTGAAACATGGCCTTGCGCTTAGGTCATTCCCTAGCTGAACCAAAGGACTATTCTaggttcattaaaaatatatgaatttgTTCTCTGTGAAACTGGCCCTGAGAGAAGGCATTACAGCATCAATTTGCAGTGTCCCTCCTGCGCCTGGCACAGGGAGCAACCCCAGGAGGAGAGGACTGCAGGGGGTATAAAGAGGGAAGGTGTGCTGGTGCTGAAGGGTGCTGAAGGCTCACGTCCTTGCAGCTCACATCCAAGCTACAATAACCAGCACAGAGGAAACCAGATGgcgtttttttgttttttgttttgttttgttttctttgtttttaaggtgCTTCTAAAATACCTGTGTTTCTGTTGAAAATATTGTGGCTACCAGTGTAGAGTGATTCAGGTCTACCTTCTGTCAAAGCAGAGATGACTGTATTTAGACCATGTTTTGTGAAATTCCTTTGATCAGATCCCTAAAtcccttttaaaacaaactagaTGATATCCCATGGCTTTAAAGTACCGTAGCAATTTTTGGTCTAGAAACATAACAGGTAACAATTGGCAGATGATACCTTCTGAAATGAGTCTCATGTTCTAGACTGAACTATAAGGGGGGGAGTTGTGGTATTTGCTTTTTTGAGCTGACTGTATCCTCACCTTGGAAGAATACTTTCAGCTTCTAATGTCTCTGCCAAGCAGAGCTCCCAcaaacagcaggagcagagcactACCCTGTTAACTCTGATCTAAACCTCAGAAATGTAGaaattgatataaaaataatgcctAGTTACCAGGAGTTTGGCAAGTAAAGTTTCATAACTAAATCTATTTCTAAGGCTGATTCTATAAAGACGGTTCACCTTCCATCACTGACTTTAGGCAAGTATCTTCAGAAATTATCTGAAGATTTTGACAGCCACAGGGAAGTGGAGCTCCTTACGGGACGCTCATCTCAGGCAGACCATTAcgacaacttttttttttcttccaaccaAAATAAATAGGCTAAGTCCCAAATATATCACCCATATCAGTGTTGCAACCAACTGCATGCATTTAAACTGTGCAAAAGCTCCACAGCTCTCCCTAGTGAGGACTGTCAGTACAAGAGTGGAGGTGTTTCTGAGCACGGGTTGAAGATGATGTTTTCCTTACACAACAACCCCTCCAGGGAGTACTCCAGCCCTGCTAAATTATTCAGACAAAATTATACTACTAATGAATGCACCCACGGCTGAACCTGTGTGTGACCTAAGCCTTATTTATAGAATAAATACCAAATtatttctctaatttctaaataaaattaataaatcactGTATTCTTCCCAGGTAATCCCTGATCTTATGCAGGACATGAGTGAAAAGCTATTTGCTGGCAAAGGAGTATTTAAAATTCAACTTACagtgtgtgcatatatacagTTGTATATATTAATTCACAGGCATGTTTCTGTCCCGGGTTGCTGATGAGTGCCACATTTGGAAGTAAGAGTTTGcatccctgctgcctctcccttgcTCCCCAAGGCTCCAGACACTGCTTTGTGATGCACTGCACAGCCACAGTCCCTACCTCCCAGGCATTAAAATCAAGGTTGGATGTTAATTGCAAGTATTTATGGCAATGAGTTTGGGTTTTCAACCTGAACTTCTCACTGTCTCAGGTCTGATATTACCTCTGCAGTACGAGGAAATCCAGGTAAGCAGGAACGGATTTTACTGCCAGATTTAAGTTAGTCTGCATTGAGTCCCCACCCGTCTCTTTCaacaaaaggcagcagcaagTAAAGCATCTCTGGCTAACATGCTTCCTTTCAGTAAGTTTTTACAGTGGGTGTTACAAACTGTACACATCCTTGGAGGGACAGATACAGTATAGGAACTGTGTTtgcaggaggaaaggggaattGGTTCATGCTGAGGACACGTGCTTCAAGTCATTGTCACCGCAGTCCTGGGATGGGACAGCAGGGCACATTGCACAGGGTGTGGagtgtggggtggggaggaacaGACACAGCCTGGCACATCTCCATCACTGGGTCTGATGGCAGATAGCACTCCTGCCCCCACGCTGGCAGTACCTGAGCTCAACCTGTTTGTGGGGGTCATCAGCAGGGCCCTGAAccttctgccctgcagcagcccctgtggGGATGTGACCCCACACACTGGCACCCACGCACATTGCCTGTGCTGAGGGCACCCCGTCAGGGTTCATGGCTGGGACACCTGACTCAACCCATCACTTGACGCCAGCGCTGAGGCCACCACCCATCCTCACCCCAACCTTGACTCTGTTTCTCTAAGGGGTGGCAGACCTTTGTTTCAGTACTGTATGCGACATGTGTCTGTACTCCCGCTGCTCCATAGTGACATGCAAAACTAACAGAACGGTTTATGGGTGACACGCCTGCCTGTCACACCTTTGTTGTCCTGGCAGGGCCCTGTATTTAAGGAGTGCCCAAAAGCCAGCCCCGCTACCTTGGGCTGCTGTGCGAGATTGACAGTCGGAGCTACAGCGCTTTCAGATGGGGCTGTTCTGCAGCGTAGGTAAATGGAAACAGTCCCTGAGGTAGCAGTGTCGGGGGGTTGGAGGGCAGATGGCACCAGGGCTGGCACTGGGACTGCCCACAGTCCCTCGTGGTTGGGCACAGGCTCAGCATATTCCCCAGTGCCTGGAGAGGAGGTGTTGGGCTGGGGTTGGTTTAATGATGGAAGCTGTGTGTCCAGGTTGCAACAGGTGTTGCAGGGGTGAGGGCAATTGCTCCCAGGGTCTCCAAAAGGGATGGGATGGCTGTGGGGAACTGCAGAGGCTCCAGCCCAAGTGTTGCCTCAGTGCTTGGGGGTATGTGGGGCTTCACCTGGGACGGTGGCTCATGGCTACCTGCAGAAATGCAGTGCCCCAGGAGAAGCTCCGCACCATGGCTGTGCACTGTGGTAGCGCACTGACAGAACCTGTTCCTACCTTGCAGCTCAAAGGCCGTGAGAAGATGTCAACCCCCCACCCAGGTGAGCACCCATGGGTCTGGGTCCACGCTGTGGGCAGCGCGCACCGTGGGGGCTTTGGGAAGGGCTCGGTGCAGCCATCACAGGCACATGCActcccaggctgctcctgccccacatGTCCCCATTGCACTGCCAGGGGACCTGGTCCTGCTAGGTGCAGTAGCCAGGGTGGTGCCAGGAGGTGCTGTGCCTACCAGGAGAGCCCTGTGGCATCGCTGCAGTTCCTGATGTGTCTCCTCTTCCTGCAGGACCACATGGAGGGCCGCCACCACCACATCCTGGGCCAGGGGGGCCACCACACCCAGGGCCTGGAAAACCTGCACCACATGGACCGGGCCCCCACCCGCCGAGTCCCCACCCCCCAGGCCCCCACCCACCGGGCCCCCACCCCCCAGGCCCCCACCCACCGGGCCCCCATCACTAGGCAGTGAGGTGCCAGCAAGCGGCTGCTCCCTCGGGTGTGCCTTCATCAGCCACCCACACCGCCAGGAGCAGGCTGGGTgaggggggctgctgctgctgctgctgctcctcaccggctcccctgcagctctccatccCCACCAGGCTGCCAGGGGCCCACAGGGGCCTCGCCTCCCCTCAGTGCTGGGCACCAACGTGGAGCCACTCAGCCAGGAATGGCAGCCCCCAGCTTGTGCTTGTGAATAAAAATCCCTGCAGCGGGTGCTGTGTCTGGTGGTGATTTctgagcgggggggggggggacgggaccgTGAGCAGGCAGCGGGTGCAGCACGGGCTCGTGCAAACAGGACGGGGacagctcctggctgtgtgACAGGAGCTCCGAGCTTCCGCGGGGCTCTGTGAGGCTGCGGGGGATCACGCCGGGGGGCCGTACCCTGCTGGGAGCCCCCGCACGGCTCCCGCCGCCAATGGGGCCGCCCCcaccggggcggggcggggcggggctgcgggggtgCCTGGCGGCCCGATTGGCGGCCGCCCGTGAGGCCATGTGGGCCCAGCGCCGCGCGGCCCCGCTacggcccggcccagccccagctgcggCCCGGCGGTGCTGATGGCGATGGCGGACGGCGGGTGAGTACCGGCGCGGCGCGGTGCTGTGCGGCGGTGGTGGCGGCCTCCCCCGCGGCTAACGCTGCCCGTCTCCGGCAGGGCGGTGCGAAGGCGCGGCGGCCCGCGGCGCTCGGCGGCAGCCACGGCGCTGCCCGCCTGGCGGCTGCGCTGCGAGGGCGGCCGGCAGCGGTGGCGCTACCTGGGCGACGGCGACGGCGAGGGCGAGGGCGAGCCGGCCGGGGAGCGGCGGGCGCAGACGGCGCTGGAAGCGCACTGCCTCGGCCTGGACACGGTGCGGGGCCGCCGGGCTGCGGGTGCGGGGTCCGGGGGCGCTCCCCGCGCTGAGCCGCCGTCTCCCCGCAGGACGAGCTGCTGCGGCCCTTGCCGCCGGCCGGCACGGCGCGGGAGGCGGCCCTCAACGGCATGCGCTTCTACGCCGGGCTGCAGGCCGAGGACGGGCACTGGGCCGGCGATTACGGCGGGCCGCTCTTCCTGCTGCCAGGTGGGTCCCGGCACGGCGTCGTggtgccggggggctgcgggtcGCCACGCCGTGATCCGCTTGACAGGGCGGTTGGGCTGTCCATGGTTGCAGGGCTCCTCATCACCTGCCACACCGCCAAGATCCAGTTGCCGGAGGGGTTTCAGGAGGAGATGGTGCGCTACCTGCGCTCTGTGCAGCTCCCGGATGGAGGCTGGGGCTTGTGAGTAGTGAAGCTGTGCTTTTG from Aythya fuligula isolate bAytFul2 chromosome 6, bAytFul2.pri, whole genome shotgun sequence harbors:
- the S100B gene encoding protein S100-B; this encodes MSELEKAMIAVIDAFHQYSGKEGDKHKLKKSELKELINNELPHFLGEIKDQETVDKVMEALDSNGDAECDFQEFVAFIAMVTAACHEFFEHE